A window of Limosilactobacillus sp. WILCCON 0051 genomic DNA:
GTTTGAATATCAGCACGCTTCAAGCAGTTGTAAGAACGAACCGACAGATCCAGTTCTTCAATCGTCTTGTCGAGTACCTTTTCTTGGTGAGTTTCTTCGCGTTCAACCATCACTTTGGCATCTTTTGCTTCTTCAGTCAGGTTGACAAACATCTCCAAGTGTTCAGTCAAGATCTTGGCAGCAAGACTAATAGCAGCCGTTGGAGTCAATGAACCATCCGTCCAGACATCCAACGTCAACTTGTCAAAGTCGTTGCTTTGGCCGACCCGCGTGTTTTCTACGGTGTAGTTGACCCGTTCGATAGGGGTGTAGATGGAGTCAATTGGCAAAGTTCCAATTTCAAGACCGCTCAAACGCAGCTTGTTTTGATCGGCTGGTACATAGCCACGACCCTTATCAGCCGTCATCATGATGTGCAGTTCAGCCCCATCAGCGACCGTTGCAATATGCAAGTCAGGGTTCAAGATCGTAACGTCGCCATCGCCTTGGATGTCACCGGCAGTTACTTCTGCAGGACCCTTGACATCCAATTCCAAATCCTTGGCATCTTCTGATTCAATCTTCAAAGAAACCTTCTTAAGATTCAAGATGATCTGCGTAACGTCTTCCGTAACGCCTTGAACGGTACTGAACTCATGAAGCACACCGTCGATTTGGATACTGGTAATTGCGGCACCTGGCAGAGAAGCCATCATTACACGACGAAGAGAATTCCCCAGAGTGGTCCCGTAGCCACGCTCCAGTGGTTCGACAACAAACTTACCGTAGTTGTCAGTTTCTTCGACTTTGTGAATGTTTGGTTTTTCAAATTCGATCATTCTACTCTGTTTCCCCTTTCAAAACGTGGTCCGTAGATTGTTTAAAAGCACCTGGCCAATGATAATTTCGCCGTTGATGCGATTAGACACGACGACGCTTTGGAGGACGAGAACCATTGTGTGGCACTGGAGTTACGTCCCGGATGGCAGTAACTTCAAGACCAGTTGCTTGCAGAGCACGGATAGCTGATTCACGACCCGAACCAGGGCCCTTAACTTCAACTTCAACCGTCTTCATACCGTGTTCCATTGCTTGCTTGGCAGCAGCTTCAGAAGCCATTTGAGCAGCAAATGGAGTAGACTTACGAGAGCCCTTGAAGCCCAGCACACCGGCTGAGGACCAAGCAACGGCATTGCCTTGCACATCAGTGATCATGATCAACGTGTTGTTGAAAGTTGAGTGAATGTGTGCAACACCAGTTTCAACATTCTTTTTTGCACGACGCTTGCGTGAACCTTTTTTGGTTGCCATAAAACTAACTAACCTCCTTTATAGTATTGATTACTTCTTCTTGTTGGCGATAGCGACAGCCTTGCCCTTGCGAGTCCGTGCGTTGTTCTTAGTGTGTTGACCACGAACTGGCAGACCACGACGGTGACGCATGCCACGGTAAGAGCCGATTTCTTGCAGACGCTTGATGTTCAAGGAAACTTCACGACGAAGGTCACCTTCAACCTTGAGTTGGTCTACTTGACCACGGATCTTTTCTTCTTGTTCTGGCGTCAGGTCCTTGACACGAATGTCTTCAGAAA
This region includes:
- a CDS encoding DNA-directed RNA polymerase subunit alpha, with amino-acid sequence MIEFEKPNIHKVEETDNYGKFVVEPLERGYGTTLGNSLRRVMMASLPGAAITSIQIDGVLHEFSTVQGVTEDVTQIILNLKKVSLKIESEDAKDLELDVKGPAEVTAGDIQGDGDVTILNPDLHIATVADGAELHIMMTADKGRGYVPADQNKLRLSGLEIGTLPIDSIYTPIERVNYTVENTRVGQSNDFDKLTLDVWTDGSLTPTAAISLAAKILTEHLEMFVNLTEEAKDAKVMVEREETHQEKVLDKTIEELDLSVRSYNCLKRADIQTVKDLTERTEADMMKVRNLGQKSLEEIKLKLADLGVGFRQED
- the rpsK gene encoding 30S ribosomal protein S11 — protein: MATKKGSRKRRAKKNVETGVAHIHSTFNNTLIMITDVQGNAVAWSSAGVLGFKGSRKSTPFAAQMASEAAAKQAMEHGMKTVEVEVKGPGSGRESAIRALQATGLEVTAIRDVTPVPHNGSRPPKRRRV
- the rpsM gene encoding 30S ribosomal protein S13; this translates as MARIAGVDLPRDKRIVIGLTYIYGIGNTTAKKVLAAAGVSEDIRVKDLTPEQEEKIRGQVDQLKVEGDLRREVSLNIKRLQEIGSYRGMRHRRGLPVRGQHTKNNARTRKGKAVAIANKKK